In Solanum stenotomum isolate F172 chromosome 6, ASM1918654v1, whole genome shotgun sequence, one DNA window encodes the following:
- the LOC125868200 gene encoding uncharacterized protein LOC125868200, with protein MTIDEIVDTVLGTKSGYIKGLGYGPKPNTTRATQRRTAELEDSLKKAKQEAASAQHDLQKRLNAAETEVENQQSQILDQQSQIQDQQSQIKALNSQLDTVVACQEDIFRKIQLFARSSPSSAPSEG; from the exons ATGACTATTGATGAAATTGTGGATACTGTTCTTGGTACAAAGTCGGGATATATAAAAGGCCTTGGTTATGGTCCAAAACCTAATACTACAAGAGCTACACAAAGGAGAACGGCAGAGTTAGAAGACTCTCTCAAAAAGGCGAAACAAGAAGCTGCTAGTGCCCAACATGACTTACAGAAACGATTAAATGCAGCTGAAACTGAGGTAGAAAACCAACAGTCGCAGATACTAGACCAGCAATCTCAGATTCAAGACCAACAGTCACAAATAAAAGCACTAAATTCTCAGTTGGACACTGTAGTAGCATGCCAAGAAGACATATTTAGAAAGATACAACTCTTTGCTCGCTCATCGCCATCAAG CGCTCCATCAGAAGGCTGA